The genomic stretch CACGAACTATCCCGCGACGATCATTTCTCCCattaactaccaactttacattacgaccccatcaaactatccTTTTGTTACTAAAACCTCATCAGTCAAGGCCGTTAAGTCGGACGGTCAACCGTACTGTTCATGACACTGTTCACGGCGTAGGTATTGTTCATGACACTCTCCACAGAGTTGACCATCCAACTTAATTATCAACCTTGAGTGACGGAATGGAAATTTTGGTAACGAAATGGCagtttgatggggtcgtaatgtaaagttAGTAGTTGATGGAGGGAAATAGTCATCACGTGATAGTTTTATGGGGTGAAAGGATAATTTCCCCTATATTTAACAATCCAGCTAGTTTTGGCtcataacttttttcttttattctgtTGTAAGATAAAATCATGCTCCTAGTGGTGATACTACAATATTGGAGGCTTACGCTTCGAGAAAAGGTGcttgggttttttgtttgttgggtAGAATTAGTTAAATGCTACACTcgcttgtacttttttttttttatttttttttttctgatgtgcttatttacttatataaataattttttcttctttaaggcataattaaaatttcacaaatatttgaCAGAAAAATAGATGAACAAAGgaatctatttaaaaaaaaaaaaagaaaaaaaaaaagtgaagaattAGTTGATCGCACATTAAATCTTGAATCAAGATAACATACAAAGAGAAGGAAGCTCAAGTACCAAGTGTCCCTTTGGGATTTAGGAGGAAGTTACTTTGATGTGTAAGTCAGTTCTCATTTCTCATTGTAACCTTTTCCAGCATTtgattagaataaaaaaaaaataaaataaaaaagaaagtcagTTTTCATTTGGAGGAATGACGCTCAAGGAAAATTGGAGAATAACGTTTGACTAGAATTGACGTAACTCTTGAATaattccctttctctctctttatgtaGTGTTTTCCTGCGTCTGGTCGCTTATAGGGAGGGGGTCCATTGGATAATTGATTTAATTTGGTAGCCCCACTAGTCCATTAGGCATAGGTTCTTTATCGGCATCAGCAGTCCAAGTGGCTAGGATATAGTAAGCACAACCTCTCTCTATCGTTCGTGTGCCCGTCCTCCATGGTCTGGCTGCATAGGCTTATTGTAAATGGGTCTGCTTGGGATGATTAGATGGGCTGAAGAGGCCCACTCCCGTGTTTACTATATCATAGCCACTACTCCTCcagttaaggatataaatcctttagAATAACTGTTGATTCTGTATTTCTTAAATTAAggaatttagataatatttgttaattctaaTTTAAgggatatttttatatttgaaatatttcaaatcacatgtaaagatctataaatagagctatgtACTCAGATCATATAatcaaggaaatatgtagcCTTAAAgatctataaatagagctatgtACTCAGATCATATAatcaaggaaatatgtagcctattaaggCTTTGATGTATGAATGTATACTATAtaccgaaccaccttaatctttgtATGTCTTTCtcactttcatttgtttcataTTATTTcgctttatatttatcttattatatgtttttatatggtatcagagctaataGGCTAACACCAATTGTTAGATCCtagattgtaattttttttacttcatttttttttcctctaattgtttttttctctgATATATGCATGTATCAGAGAAGAAAATGAGGTCCATTGCTtgccttgaaaaaaaaaaaaaaaagaaggaagcttTTTGGTTCATggggaagagagaagagataaaAATGACATCTCATCTCatattctttgtttggtttagcaagcaaaaaaaaaaaaaaaaaaaaaaagaccaaagaGGCAGATGTTTTGACCCCCAGTAGCTGATGTCAAAATTCTAGCCAAAAGTAGTCGATGTCAAAATTCCAGCCAAAAGTTCCTGATGTCAAAATTTTGACCAAAAGTTGCCAATGTCAAAATTCCGGTCAACGTAACCGATGTCGGCCAAAAAGTTGTCGATGTTCAAATCCCGGCCATAGTCGCCGAAGTTCAACTTCGAGAGCAGccaatatttcaattaaagTGTCATCAACTCCAGCCACTTGATATGTTCAAGATCAATGATCGACCGTTCATCTTGCAGGGgcatgttaaggatataaatcctttagaataaatgttgattttgtattccctaaatgaagggatttagataatatttgttaatcctgatttaattgatatctttgtatttgaaatatttcaaatcacatgtaaagctttataaatagagctatgtactcatatcatataatcaaagaaatatgtagcctattaaggCTTTGATGTGTGGATGTTGGCTATATACTTAACCACCTTAAGCTCTGTGTGTCTATGtgtatctttctctctttcatttgtttcatattattatgctttatatttatcttattatatgttTCTATAACTACTAACACTCCTTTATTCTCGAAGGTTAAAGAACATGTTTCTAATGAGTAGGGTTCACATAAGCAAATCGGTTATCCAATAGACCTCCCTCCCTAACCGACCAAGCACAAGAAAACCCTTCATAAAGATAGGGGAAATGGATCACACAAGAGGTACACCATTTCTGGCCAAACACTCATCTTCTTCCATTTTCCTTGAGCTTCGTTCCTCCTCTAAAACAATACTTATTTAAGCATTGGACCCCTTATTGAACTGGATCCGGCttatatgctgttattaaaataacatcatgtatgttgtagtttaatcaacggttaatattgaatcttaaagttgacttgttttagaagcttttaataaaagagataaattgaaaagagattttgagaaattcaatattgaccgttgattaaactacatcatgcatgctgttattttaatagcagcatgtaagccaaatcctatTGAACTTTAACGGGACACTTGGTGCTTAACCTTCAGTCTCTTTCCAGGTTCTCTCGATTCAGGATTTGGTGTGTGATCAATTGATTCTTCACAGTCTAATATAAacataattatttgatttggattttttttttctttgaggcataatttaaatttcacaatttttttttttttttttttaaatagacggaatatagaaaaaaaaactatctaTTTAAAAGTAGTCAAAGATACCAGGAGCTCTATGAAATAATCGAAAGGTCAATGAGATATTTGACAACGGCCAAAAAAAGACATGCTATTTCTCTATCTATCATCCgctctctttttcaaatttatcattTGATCTGTAAAACCCACCTACAAATTCACATgtgaatttgaaaataatataaatgaaaatgaattggAGATAGAGAAATATAATCCCAAAATATAGAGAGCTAGCTAATTTGATATTTCTTCCTATGTTTTCCCATTGCTGTCTTTTGGGAGGAATATGACACACAAatgggaggaaaaagaaaaatccatggAAGTGGAATATTAATGACTCGTTGAAAATTGAACTCGATCAATGGAGGAGCATTTCACGttgtattttcaatttttcttacctaccaaatatataaaaaaaggtgAATTAATTTGGCAGTTTTCCACACCCTGTTCCTCCCCCTCTTTAAATACCCCTCAACTCTTCCCGTCAAACCAAACATCTGAATACTTTacattctttttctcttcaattcTATCACCCCATAATTTCCCTCTTTTCTTAAGTACTTGCTCAAATGGGTGGTTCAAATTTTGGATATGGCCTCGTCCTCATTATAACTGCTTCCTGCATGTTGGCAGTTAGTACGGCCAACAAGGATTGGCAGTTCGGGTTTAACAACCATTGGCCTCCTCACAAAGGTGGTTCCCATCACCCAAAATATAGACAGGCTGCCCCAAACAAGGTCATCGTCGGCGGCTCCGAAGGCTGGCACTTCAACTTTAGCTACACTAATTGGGCTTTCAAAAACGGCCCCTTTTACCTCAACGACACTTTGGGTGAGTTAACGTGTTTCAAGTTATATAACAATCATATAACAGTTCATTAAATATATACTAAGTTCAATATATATGGTGGTTGTAGTTTTCAAGTATGATCCGCCAACAGACAATACCACTATCCCTCACAGCGTATACTTGCTACAAAACCTTCGGAGCTTTATAACGTGCAACTTAACCGGAGCGGAGATGTTGGCCGACGTGACGGAAGGAGGCGGGCAGGGCTTCGAGTACGTGTTGAAAAATTGGAAGCCTCACTACTTTGCTTGCGGTCAGCATGATGGCATCCATTGCAGCCTTGGACAGATGAAGTTCTTTGTGGTGCCAATGCCCCGCTGGTTTAAATAATAGATACAAAAATTGACATCTTTTTTCATGTTTGTCTGGTATTCAATAAGAGTTAATCTGAGTGAATAAATATTGTACCATGCTGTGACATGGTTGGATGTTCTACGGCATCCTTGTTGTTCCTTACTGTGTATTGTTTTGTTGGCTATGTGGAGCACTGAGAAGAATGTTTAAGGTTGTCCTCTCCTCTTTAGAACAACCTTAAACATTCttagttaaattaattatgATTTGTCATCAAAAGGGGTGATTAAGGAATAAATTAAGGTTGTTCTCTTCTCTCTGAATAGAATCGATCCTAATTAAGTCTCCAAGTCTTTGATGGTTACAGTGTCTTATTATTCCAAAAACGATTGGAGTACACTTGAAATTATTAAATGCAAACTCCTGATATTGTCAGACGAGACTTTCTAGTAGCTAGAGAATgatctctctatttcatttgaaattgaaggaatctttttttttttttttttgttcttttctatGTATCTGcacaagagaaaaaagagaggataATTCGATCTAGTAACGGATAAACTACTAGACATTAGTTCTTACTTCTCATCCACGTTTGCTGATTCAATTCAATTAAAGCCCAAATCTTTTTAAATTCCcattaagcattaacatttttgGTCAAGTCATTATTTTAGAAAGACAGTGGAAAATGACAATAGCAATTTTGGCTAACCCCACTATTGGTTGAAAGAAGAATTTCCTTCGGCAGTTGATCCCATACAGATTTCCAGCCCCCTCGATATTTCTTAATGGAAAATTTGAGTGCTTCTCTAATGTTTCACTTAAAGAAAAAGGGGGATGGGAGGTTTTGCTTTCCCAAATTAcagtctttttaatttttttttttttattatttttttctaaattacaCTTCGGttattaaaatatgttttgttgAAGgtactagctagctagctttttgatgaaatattttgaatttataactGTAAATATTTTGCTATTGCTGCCTTTTGGcagtatggatttttttttaagggaaacttcacataattctttgcattttcatcacttttgcaattatttctttaaagttcaaaaactctcagtTTAGTATAtcaagcttccaattatttgcAATGTTACTCCTCCGATAGGTTTTTcggttaaatcttgtcaaaattttcaaaataccccaatttttttgttataaaaacataaaataaaaaactacaaaGATTCAGGGGTTGGtaagaatttaacaaaatttgcaaaaatacccacacttgaacttgcaattttttatttattttaatttttttaattttttgttataaacaaatcataaatattgtaaaaattttgataagatttaacaaaaatttaaacgaaattttttgaCAGAATTTTGCAAAGTTTCTCTTTTACTTTATAATATTTGATTTCCAAAGTGCAGGACTgactttatatttttcaactttatacCAACCCAATCTCAAAAGGGGTAAATTTGGCTGTTCTTGTTAACATGAAGTTAGTTGGTGATTCAGCATATGCAAACAATGCAGCTTATAACAACAAAGCCAAAGCCAACAATGTTAAAGAAGGTCAAGCAGTCAAGAGATCGAGCGCAAGTTCCCCATGCTCGTGCGCAAGCAAGCAAGCCCGCAAAGGCTCGAGCTCACACTTAGTGCGATTGAGCGTAGACTCGTACACAGACAATCCCAGTAACAATAAGAAATTAGAAAACCAATATGGAAGGTTTTGGATCATCCCACGTCCACCTATGACAGCATACATAGAAAATCACTCCGCATACAGCTTGTAATCAGAGATGTTCTAGAGGGAAAGATGCTCAAGGATTGGTTGGCTTGGACAGCAAGAAAGCATGCTAGAAGATTTGCTTAGTTGTAGAATATTTTGTAATCTTTGATTCTGTCTTGAAGTGTTCTACATTAGGTCAAATTGTAGTATATATACTACGTTATTGTAAGTGTAATTTATCAACTTTGGTTATATCAATACAAAGTTtttcatggtattagagctctAGGCACACGCCAAATCCTGTTCTTAT from Corylus avellana chromosome ca1, CavTom2PMs-1.0 encodes the following:
- the LOC132168880 gene encoding blue copper protein 1b-like — translated: MGGSNFGYGLVLIITASCMLAVSTANKDWQFGFNNHWPPHKGGSHHPKYRQAAPNKVIVGGSEGWHFNFSYTNWAFKNGPFYLNDTLVFKYDPPTDNTTIPHSVYLLQNLRSFITCNLTGAEMLADVTEGGGQGFEYVLKNWKPHYFACGQHDGIHCSLGQMKFFVVPMPRWFK